One stretch of Astatotilapia calliptera chromosome 3, fAstCal1.2, whole genome shotgun sequence DNA includes these proteins:
- the LOC113017336 gene encoding C-C motif chemokine 3-like, translating to MKTTHILLLCILGAALLSAVNCTTGNGPDNCCFKFYPRRIRANLVESYYMTDHRCPKPAAIFITKKARSVCMDPSLSWVDSIMKTLDESTF from the exons ATGAAGACCACTCACATCCTTTTGCTGTGCATCCTTGGAGCTGCTTTGTTGTCTGCAGTTAACTGCACTA CTGGAAATGGCCCCGACAACTGCTGCTTCAAGTTTTACCCAAGAAGAATTAGAGCAAACCTCGTGGAGTCGTATTACATGACTGATCACCGATGCCCAAAGCCTGCCGCCAT CTTCATTACCAAAAAGGCTCGTTCAGTCTGTATGGATCCGTCTCTCTCCTGGGTCGATAGCATCATGAAAACGCTGGACGAGAGCACTTTTTAA